ACAGCGTTTTCTCCTTTGCAACTTACATTAACGGAATCTTAAAGTTAAGCTTTATTAATAGTATCCTTCCGATTGTCGGAATTCTATTGACTGTTTTTGTTGTAAAAAAAGTCCTAAATGGAAGTATCCAAAAAGGAACTTCTCAAATACTTTATGCTGTAGCCAAAAAAGCCAGTATCATTCCGAGAAAGCAGATGTATGCTCAAATCGTAACGAGTTCGTTAACAGTTGGCTTAGGAGGTTCTGCCGGTTTAGAAAGTCCGATTGTAATTACAGGTGCCGCATTTGGTTCTAATTATGCTCAGAATTATAAAATGCAGTATAAGGACAGAACCTTATTAATTGGATGTGGTGTTGCTGCTGGAATTGCCGCTGCTTTTAATGCTCCAATTGCCGGTGTTCTTTTTGCAATTGAAGTTTTATTGGTAGACGTGAGCATTTCTGCTTTTACACCGATTATGATTTCTGCGGCAACCGGTGCATTAGTTTCAGCTATTGTTTTGGACGAAAGCATTCTTTTAAGCTTCAAAAAACAAGAAACATTCGATTATCACAATATTCCTTTTTATGTAATATTAGGGGTTTTAACAGGGCTAACAGCAATTTATTATTCCCGAAATTTCCAGAGAGTAGAACATTATTTTGCCAAACAACAGATCAATCCTTATAAAAAAGCATTAATTGGCTCGTCACTTTTAGCATTGCTGATTTTTGTTTTTCCAACTCTATTTGGCGAAGGATATGAAAGCATTAGAACCTTATCTGAAACCGATCCTGGAAAATTATTAGACAATACTCTTTTTGCAGATTTTAGAAATAATCAATGGGTTTTACTGCTTTTTGTGGGTGCCACTATGATGATGAAAGTTTTTGCCTCGGGACTAACTCTTGGAAGCGGTGGAAATGGAGGAAACTTTGCTCCTTCTCTATTTTTAGGTTCTTATCTGGGATATTTCTTTTCTAAGCTAATAACAATGATAGGTTTGTCAAAACTACCAATTACCAACTTTACCATGGTTGGAATGGCGGGTATTTTGAGTGGATTATTTCACGCTCCATTAACGGCAATATTTTTAATTGCAGAAATCACAGGAGGTTACGGTTTAATGATTCCGCTTATGATTGTTTCTTCCATCAGTTTTGCAATTTCAAAACGTTACGAAAAATATTCGCTTGACGTAAAAGGATTAGTAAAAAAAGGTCACGCTTTTACCAGTAATAAAGATTCTAATATTCTTTCCACTTTAGACATTGATACTATTATTCAATGTGATTATTTAACAGTTCACCCGGAAGAAAATTTGAGCAAATTGGTTGATCTTATTTCTCATTCCAATCAAGTCGTTTTTGCGGTTGTTGACAATGAAAAAGAATTGGTTGGTGTAGTCCATTTTAATGATATCCGAGAAATTATCTTTAATTCCTATCGAGTAAAATACACTCAGATAAAAGATGTTATGAAAACTCCTGCCGCAACAATTTCTTCTTTTGACAGCATGGAAATTGTAATGAGTAAATTCGAAAAATCTAAATCGGCATTTCTTCCGGTTTTACGAAATGGAAAATACTACGGTTTCATATCCAAATCTATAGCATTGGAAGCTTACAGAACCAAACTACGCGCTATGACGATAGAATAACCTTAATATCGGATAAGTTAAAAATTTTTATTATCCGATATTAAGAAGTACTTTTGTAGGATTATGTGGAATATAAACCTAACATACAGAGAAGAATTTCAATCAACATTTGATCGGTTGTACCAAAAAAGGCAGGAACTGCAAACCAGCAGACCATTGCCTAATATCGCTTTGAATAAAATCCGTGAAAGTTTATCTCTAGAATGGACTTACAATTCAAATAGTATTGAAGGAAATACAATGAGTCTACGCGAAACCCAAATGGTAATCCAGGAAGGCATTACGATTAAGGGAAAATCTCTTCGCGAACATTTTGAAACACACAATCACGATAAAGCAATCGACTATCTATATTCAATTGTAGATGAAAATTACAAGCTTAGAAGTATTGACATACTTTCTATCCATGGTCTTGTTTTACGATCCATTGAGGATGATTTTGCTGGGCGAATTCGAAATGGTGGTGTTCGTATTTCAGGAGCTAATTTTATGCCTCCAAACGCCAATAAGGTTTCAGATTATCTTGATGAATTAATTGAGTTTATCAATACAAATCCGTTAGGACTAAACGATATTGAATTGGCAACAATTTACCATCATAAACTAGTCTGGATTCATCCCTTTTTTGATGGAAACGGCCGTACAGTTCGTCTAAGCATGAATTTATTATTGATGCGTTGTGGTTTTCCCCCTGCCATTATACTAAAAAATGACAGGAAAAAATATTACGAAGCGCTTAATCAAGCCAATAATGGTAATTATCAAAAACTAACACTTTTGATGTGTCAGGCACTTGAACGAACACTTAATATTTATTTAAGCGCTATGCCAGGAAGCAGTTATGATTATCAATCTATTCAAAACATTGTTAGCGAACCTGATACACCTTATGGTCAGGAATATGTAAGTTTATTAGCCAGAACAGGGAAAATAGACGCTTATAAAGAAGGCAGAAACTGGTACACCACCAAAGAAGCCATCGAAGATTATATAGCAACCCGAAAAAGAAAACGCTAGTTTATACTAGCGTTTTTTGTTACTAATTGTAACATAAAGTTTTGCTATCGAGCACTAAAAGAACAAATCAAAGTGGTAACTTTGCGTTTTGCTCAAAATTATGTTAGAAAAAGACAATACTATTGAAGTTCTTGGTGCAAGAGTTCATAATCTTAAAAATATAGACATTTCTATTCCGCGTGAAAAACTGGTTGTAATCACTGGTTTATCGGGTTCGGGAAAATCATCCTTGGCATTTGATACCATTTATGCTGAAGGCCAGCGTCGTTATGTTGAAACTTTTTCGGCATACGCCAGACAATTCCTTGGTGGACTGGAACGTCCTGATGTTGATAAAATTGACGGACTTTCGCCAGTAATTGCCATTGAACAAAAAACAACCAGCAAAAGTCCGCGTTCGACTGTTGGAACCATTACTGAAATTTACGATTTCCTTAGACTTTTATACGCTCGTGGTGCTGATGCATACAGTTATAACACAGGCGAAAAAATGGTTTCGTATTCTGATGAGCAGATTAAAGATCTGATTATTCAAGATTATAAAGGAAAACGAATCAATATTTTGGCTCCGGTTATTAAAGCGAGAAAAGGACATTATGCCGAATTATTCCAGCAAATTACAAAACAAGGATTTTTAAAAGTTCGTGTAAATGGCGAAGTTCAGGATTTGGTCTCTGGAATGAAATTGGATCGTTACAAAACACACGATATTGAAATTGTGGTAGACAGAATGCAGATTGAAGATACACCTGACAATCAGAAAAGATTGGCTGAAAGCATCAATACTGCCATGCATCATGGTGAAAATGTCCTGATGATTTTAGATCAGGATTCTAATGAAGTTCGTTATTTCAGCCGAAATTTGATGTGCCCTTCAACCGGAATATCTTATCAAAATCCGGAACCGAATTTATTTTCTTTTAACTCACCAAAAGGAGCTTGTCCGCATTGCAACGGATTAGGAACGGTTCATGAAATCAATGTAAAAAAGATTATTCCAAATCCGAAATTGTCTATTAAAAGTGGTGGTTTTGCTCCGCTTGGCGAATACAAATCTTCATGGATTTTCAAACAACTGGAAACCATTGGAGAAAAATTCGGATTTAAAATTACCGATCCAATCGAGAAGATCCCCGAAGAAGCCATGACCATGATTTTGCATGGCGGAAAAGATAAATTTGCCGTCAACTCAAAAGATCTTGGTGTAACCAGAGAATACAAAATTGATTTTGAAGGGATTTCAAATTTCATCAAAAATCAATATGATGAAAGTGCTACAACTAGTATCAAACGATGGGCAAAAGATTTTATGGACGAAATTCCATGTCCGGTTTGTGATGGTTCCCGTCTTAAAAAAGAAGCTTTATTTTTTAGAGTAAATGAAAAAAATATCACGGAATTGTGTGATATGGATATTTCAGATTTAACAGCATGGTTTCAAGATTTGAATAGCCATTTGACTGACAAACAGCTTTTGATTGCTTCTGAGGTTGTAAAAGAAATCAAAGACCGTTTGAACTTCTTAATGAATGTTGGTTTGAATTATTTGGCTTTAAGCCGAAGTTCAAAATCGCTTTCTGGAGGAGAAGCACAACGTATCAGATTAGCAACACAAATTGGCTCCCAGTTAGTTGGAGTTTTATATATTTTGGATGAGCCAAGTATTGGTTTACACCAAAGAGACAACGAAAAATTGATTCATTCTTTGGAGCAATTACGTGATATTGGAAACTCGGTTATTGTAGTGGAACACGATAAAGACATGATCGAAACAGCCGATTATGTAATTGATATTGGGCCAAAAGCTGGAAAATATGGTGGAGAAATCATTAGCATTGGAACTCCAAAAGAAACTTTAAAATCAAACACGATTACCGCTCAATATCTGAATGGTAAAATGAAATTTGACATTCCAAAGAAAAGAAGAAAAGGAAACGGAAAATTCTTAAAACTGACTGGAGCAACAGGAAATAACTTAAAAAATGTCTCAATTGAGATTCCTTTAGGACAAATGACCTGCGTTACGGGAGTTTCGGGTAGTGGAAAATCAACTTTAATTAATGAAACACTTTATCCGATTTTAAATGCCTACTATTTTAATGGTGTAAAAAAACCACAGCCTTATAAAAAAATTGAAGGTTTAGAACATATTGACAAAGTTATCGATATTGACCAAAGTCCGATTGGGCGTACTCCACGTTCGAATCCTGCGACTTATACGGAAGTTTTTACAGAAATCAGAAATTTGTTTACGATGACTTCAGAAAGCATGATTCGAGGTTATAAAGCAGGACGTTTCAGTTTTAACGTAAAAGGCGGACGATGTGAAACTTGTGAAGGTTCTGGAGTAAGAACAATCGAAATGAACTTTTTACCAGATGTTTATGTAGAATGCGAAACTTGCCAAGGAAAACGTTTTAACAGAGAAACTTTAGAAATTCGTTATAAAGGAAAATCTATTTCTGATGTTTTAGATATGACAGTTGATGAAGCAGTTCCATTTTTTGAGAACATCCCAAAGATTCATAGAAAAATCAAAACCATTCAGGACGTTGGTTTAGGATATATTACACTTGGTCAGCAAAGTACAACACTTTCCGGTGGTGAGGCACAGCGTATTAAACTGGCCGGAGAATTGTCTAAAAAAGATACAGGAAATACCTTTTATATTCTAGATGAACCTACTACAGGATTACACTTTGAAGATATTCGCGTTTTGATGGAAGTTATCAATAAACTGGTTGACAAAGGAAATACGATTTTGGTAATCGAACATAATATGGACGTTATCAAACTGGCAGATTATATTATCGACATTGGCCCAGAAGGCGGTAAAGGTGGTGGACAATTAGTTGCCAAAGGAACTCCTGAAGAAGTAGCTAAGAATAAAAAGAGTTACACTGCTAAGTTTTTGAAGAAAGAATTAGAGTAAAAAAAATATCTTTGTCAAGGTTTTCAAGCTTTGACAAAGATTCTTATATTTTCATAATTTAACAGTAATTATTTTATATTTTAGCTCTAAAAAAGCGAAATATGAAAACCACCGTATTATTTATTATAATATCGATATTCTCTCTTACCTCCTATTCCCAATCTCAAAAAGACAGTCTCAATAAAGTTGTCCGAGAACGAGTTAAAAATATAAAAGAAGACCAATCGGATAATCCTTATTATACCAAAAAAGAAAAGGAGGACGAATATTTAAACGAAAATAACATCTTTCAAGCTTTAGCGAAGCCAAGTCAAAATAGTGATTTAGCAAACTTTTTTAAGATTCATCTGGAGAAAAAACTTCTCAAAAAAATTGATTTTACCTCAATTAAGGACTCTTATTTGTATGATAATTTTTCAAACAGCAAATACAATTATACCATTCGATTAACTTTCGAATTAAGTAAAACAGGCAAAGCAACAAACTGCCGAATTAATACTGGTGACAAAGAATTGGACAGAAAAGTTATTGAAGTTTTCAAAAAATTTCCTTTAGAAAAACTAGGATTGAAAGAAAGTGATAAATCGGGTAAAATCAGTGTGCAGTTATTTGCTAAAGAAGATAAAGAAGTTGTAATAAAAGCAAGTCAATTTGTTGTAATAGATGCACCTCCAGTTGTAAAAGATTGTCAAGATTTACAAATGTACTGGCAGCTTAATAAATGTCTTTACGATAAGTTACATCAATATATATTGCAAAACATTTCATTAAAAATACTTAACAGCCAAGAATTAAGAGGCGAAATTATTTTCAGTCCGCGTTTTACAATTAACAAGGAAGGAAAAATTACGCATGTAAATTCGATCGCGCCAAATAAGATTATTAAAGACGAAATTGATCGCGTTATACTTTCGTTTAATGAAATAATTAAACCAGGGAAAAGAAATAATGTTCCTAAAGATACTTATTGCGAGACTTATAAAACTATTACAATAGAAAATTTGAAGTAACAACCCGTTATAGATATTGACCGATCCTACGGATCTTTTGCTGTGTCGTTCGTTCTAACGACGGATTAAAATCCGTCGCTACAAAATTTGGTCGAGCCAATGGCTCTTTTAATTGAGTTCATTAGGAACGATTAATATTGTAGCAACGGATTTTAATCCGTTGATTTTATTAATTCGCAACGTTAATTGAGTTCCGTAGGAACGGTATATTTAATTTTGATGTAATAATTAATTCAGAATTCTATTTGTATAAACAATTAGTAATGAAACCAAAACCTCAATTTCATCATTACCTAAACTTTACTTTTAGATTATAATTCCTGTTTTCTGTAACAATTCTAGAAAAAAGTGTTAATTTAGTATCCGCTTTTTTTGAAAAAATACAAAGTTAAAAGAGAGATCTTTCAATTAAACCAACTATTTATTTGGAAACCAACTGCCCTAGCCCTCATGGTCCCGAAGCTTCGAGAGACATCCTTTTGCTGTGGGGTTCACAGCAAAAGATACAGCGGACAGCAGGAATAAGCTTCTCCTTTCAAATATGATAGAAAATATAGAATAACATAATAAATTAAAATACCTAAAATGAGATTAGAAGATTTTGATAATGATGAAGACAAAGTAATTCAGGACCGTTTGAAGCAAAAAACGTGGAATGAAATTAGAACCAATGACAGCTGGGCAATTTTTAAAATTATGTCTGAGTTTGTAAATGGCTATGAGGCAATGGGACGAATTGGGCCTTGTGTTTCTATTTTTGGTTCTGCTAGAACCAAGCCGGACGATAAATACTATCAATTGGCAGAAAAAATTGCTTATAAAATCAGTAAAGCAGGTTATGGTGTAATTACAGGCGGTGGCCCTGGAATTATGGAAGCTGGTAACAAAGGTGCGCATTTAGGAGGCGGAACTTCGGTTGGTCTAAACATCGAATTGCCATTTGAACAGCATTTTAACCCTTATATCGATCACGATAAAAACTTGAACTTCGATTATTTCTTTGTGAGAAAAGTAATGTTCGTCAAATATTCTCAAGGTTTTGTGGTTATGCCAGGTGGTTTTGGAACTTTGGACGAAATGTTTGAAGCAATCACTTTGATTCAGACGAAAAAAATTGGAAAATTCCCGATCATTTTGGTAGGAGTTGAATTTTGGTCTGGTTTAATCGAATGGGTAAAAACAGTATTGGTCGAAAAAATGCATACGGTTAGTCCAGAAGATTTGGATTTATTTAAGATCGTAGACTCCGAAGATGAAGTAGTTGATGTTTTGGATAAATTCTATAAGAAATACGATTTAAGTCCGAATTTCTAATTTTTTTAACTATATGAGTAATATTAGGAATTACAACTTTGTTATTAAAGTACTATAATTCAAGTTCACTTACATGGCTTATATGGTTAAATTTCATTAAATATCGTAAAAATTGAAAGCTGTTTTTTGAAACAGCTTTTTTTATACTATTTTTACAAAAATCCGAAGTAGCTTTATGTACGTAACTTAAGTATATCTGATAAATTTTGCGCCATTCTTGAAATTGTTTTTTAAAATTATCTGCCCGATTGTAGTTTTATTGTTCTCCATAAAACTTTCAGCACAACATCTTTCTAAGATGGAGGTGGCGGTAAATCTCGAACTAAAAACACTGAACGTAAAACAGGACATTACGTATCATAATACTTCTGAAGATTCTCTGATAACTATTGTTTTAAACGATTGGAACAATGCTTTTGCAGATAAGAATACTCCGCTTGCAAGACGTTTTTCTGATGAATTTTACAGAGGTTTTCATTTAGCAAAAGCGGCAGACAGAGGAAAAACTACCATTCTAAATCTACTCGATACTGATTTTACAGCTCTGGAATGGGAACGAACCGAAAAAAATCCAGATTATATCATCATAAAATTAAATCGAAAGTTATTTCCAGGTCAAAAAATCGATTTACATCTGACTTATATCGTAAAAGTTCCTAATGATAAATTTACTGATTTTGGTTTTGATCAAAATGGTGGCATGGCACTTAAAAACTGGTTTCTGAGTCCTGCCCGTTTTGAAAACCATGGATTTATAAAATACAACAATTTCAATTTAGATGATATTGCCAATGCAACAACAGATTATGCAATTGAAGTTAAAATCCCAAATCCATATGTTATTACAACCGATTTAAATTCGGTTTCTAAAGATGTTTCCAACAGAGACTACAGCATTTATTCTTTTAGCGGTAAAAACAGAACAGATTTTAGTCTTTATATTGAAAAACAAAGCACTTTTAGAACTTATGATAACAGTTTGCTAGAAGTAGAAACCAATCTAAAAAACAAAAAAATCGATGAAATTCAGAAAGCCATAATCATTGATCGTGTTGTTTCTTTTGCATCGGATTTTATTGGGAAATATCCACATGAAAAAATCACAGTTTCACAAGCAGATTATGATCGAAATCCTTTTTATGGACTAAATCAGCTACCTTCTTTTATTAGTCCGTTTTCAGATGAATTTATGTTTGAGATTCAATTCTTAAAAACATTTTTAAACAATTATCTCAAAAATAGTCTTCGCGTGGATTCTCGAAAAGACAATTGGGTTTATGATGGAATCCAGATTTATGCCATGATGAAATATATGGAAGAAAATCATCTGGATAAAAAAATGCTGGGAAGACTTTCGGACATGAAACTCTTTAAAAGCTATAATATTACCAATCTGACTTTTAACGAGCAGTACAGCTATTATTATATGCTAATGGCTCGTAAAAATCTGGATCAGCCATTGGGAGATCCAAAAAATACTCTAATTAAATTCAACGAACAAATTGCCAGTAAATACCGCGCTGGTTTAAGTTTGAGTTATTTAGACGATTATTTAAATCATGATATTGTTCCAGAAAGCGTAAAAGAATTTTATGATCTCAACAAAATACAGCAAACGAATCGTTATGATCTGGAAAAAATATTGATTAATAAAACTCCCAAAAATCTAGATTGGTTCTTTAATACCATAATTGACTCTCGAGAAATAATTGATTATAAATTTACTCACGTTTCCAGAACAGTAGACAGCGTAAGCTTTTCGATTAAAAACAAAACCGGAATTTATGCTCCAATTCCTGTTTATGGCCTTAAAAAAAACAAAGTCGTTTTTAAAGAATGGATTGAGCCTAAAAACAAAGATTCTGTTTATGAATTTGACAGAAAAAATGCAGATAAAATTGTTTTAAACTATGACAATGAAGTTCCAGAATACAACCAGAGAAACAATTGGAAATCATTGAAAAGCCTTGTTATAACCAATCGTCCAATTAAGTTTAATTTTGCGAAAGATTTAGAAGACCCATTTTACAATCAGATTTTATATATTCCGACGCTTACTTACAATTACTACGATGGTTTTACTCCAGGAATCCGTTTTCATAATAAAACCATTTTGGACAAACCTTTTAATTTTGATATAAATCCAGCGTATTCTATCAAGGCAGGAACACTCTCTGGTTCTTCTGCTTTTTCTTGGAACGAATATTATAGAAACAGCACTTTATACAATGTCCGCTACTCTATTAGTCAAAATTATTTTCATTATGCGCCGGATGCTACTTATTTAAGATTGAATCCGATGGTGCAGTTTCGTATTCGTGAAAAAGATTTTAGAGACAATAGAAAGCAATTGTTTTTATTCCGTCAAGTTATCGTAAATCGAGAAGCAAGTACATACATTACAGACAATTCAAAACCAAATTATTCCATTTTTAACGCGAGATATTCCAATACTAAAACTGAATTAATCGATCATTTTAACTTCATGACTGATTTACAGTTTTCAAGCGGATTTGGAAAAGTGTCTGGAGAGATTGAATACAGAAGATTATTTCAAAACAACCGAAAATTAAACTTAAGATTATTTGCTGGAAGTTTTATGTACAACACAACAAATTCAGATTATTTTAGTTTTGGTTTAGACCGTCCTACTGATTATTTATTTGATTATAATCTATTTGGAAGATCAGAAAGCACTGGTTTTTTCAGTCAGCAGTATGTAATTGCAGAAGGAGGTTTTAAGTCTCAATTGGAACCTTCCTACGCCAATCAATGGATGACGACTTTAAATGCCAGTTATGCCGTTTGGAATTGGGTAGAATTATATGGAGACATTGGTTTTATGAAAAATAAACATCAAAGCGAGTTCTTTGCTTATGATACCGGAGTACGTTTAAATCTAGTCCCAGACTACTTTGAACTTTATTTTCCAGTTTATTCAAATAATGGATGGGAAATTTCACAACCTAGATACAATGAAAAAATACGATTTATAATCACTTTCTCACCAAAAACATTAGTCACTCTTTTTACCCGAAAATGGTTTTAATCAAATAAATTTTAAACAAAAACTTGCGAAATTATCAACAATTATATTTTTTTCATAAAAATAACATAAAAAAAATACGTAGTTTTTTGATTTTAAATACAAATAATTAAATTATATTTAGTTTAAAGAATTATGATTATTGATTGTTTTTAAGTAATTTCGCGACATAAACATGACCCTTCAAGATTATGATAAAAGAAATAAACAATACTACATTGACATTTGAAGATTTCAAAACTGAGGTATTGAATGACTATAGAACTGCTGTAATCAGTCGTGAATGTAGTCTTTTAGGTCGAAAAGAAGTATTAACAGGAAAAGCTAAATTTGGAATTTTTGGCGATGGAAAAGAAGTGCCGCAGCTGGCAATGGCTAAGGCTTTTAAAAACGGGGATTTCCGCTCTGGATACTATCGCGATCAGACTTTTATGATGGCTATTGGCGAATTGGATGCAAAACAGTTTTTTGCTGGTTTATATGGTCATACGGATTTGGCTTTCGATCCAATGTCTGCTGGAAGACAAATGGGCGGACACTTTGTGACGCACAGTTTAAACGAAGATGGTTCTTGGAAAGACTTAACCAAACAAAAAAATTCAAGCTCGGATATATCGCCAACTGCAGGTCAAATGCCAAGATTATTGGGATTAGCGCAAGCTTCTAAAATTTATAGAAATGTTGATGGTATTACCATCAAAGACAAATTCTCTGTTAATGGTGACGAAGTAGCTTGGGGAACAATTGGTAACGCAAGTACTTCTGAAGGTTTGTTTTTTGAAACTATAAACGCTGCAGGAGTTTTACAGGTACCAATGGTAATGAGTGTTTGGGATGATGAATATGGAATTTCTGTTCACGCTAAACACCAAACTACTAAAGAAAATATTTCTGAGATTTTAAAAGGATATCAACGTGATGAAGATGCTAAAGGCTACGAAATCTTTAGAGTAAAAGGATGGGATTATGCTGAATTGATTTCGACCTATGAAAGAGCTGGAGCAATTGCAAGAGAAGAACATATTCCTGTTTTAATTCACGTAAGTGAGTTAACACAACCTCAGGGCCATTCTACTTCTGGTTCTCACGAACGTTACAAAAGTGCTGAAAGACTGGCTTGGGAAAAAGATTTTGACTGTATCCGCCAAATGCGTTTATGGATGATTGCAATCAACATTGCTTCTCCTGAAGAATTAGCTGAACTTGATTTCGAATTAAAGAAACTTGTTTTAGAAGCTAAAAAAGAAGCTTGGAATTCCTTTATCAATCCAATTATTGAAGAGCAAAAAAATCTTCTAAACTTATTGGAACAAATTGCAGAAGCAAGCATCAATCATAAAGAAAGAATTAAAAAATTAATTGCTGAATTAAGTGCGATAAAAGCACCTTTAAAGAAAGAATTATTAGTTTACGCTAGAAAGATTCTTCGTTTTATTGAAGTTCCAAACAGTAAAATTCTTTTATCAAACTGGATCACAAGTTTCTTAACTGAAACTCAAGAAAAGTTCAGCAGCAATTTACATTCTGAATCTGCTCAAAATGTATTTTCTGTAGAAA
This portion of the Flavobacterium panacagri genome encodes:
- a CDS encoding alpha-ketoacid dehydrogenase subunit alpha/beta, with translation MIKEINNTTLTFEDFKTEVLNDYRTAVISRECSLLGRKEVLTGKAKFGIFGDGKEVPQLAMAKAFKNGDFRSGYYRDQTFMMAIGELDAKQFFAGLYGHTDLAFDPMSAGRQMGGHFVTHSLNEDGSWKDLTKQKNSSSDISPTAGQMPRLLGLAQASKIYRNVDGITIKDKFSVNGDEVAWGTIGNASTSEGLFFETINAAGVLQVPMVMSVWDDEYGISVHAKHQTTKENISEILKGYQRDEDAKGYEIFRVKGWDYAELISTYERAGAIAREEHIPVLIHVSELTQPQGHSTSGSHERYKSAERLAWEKDFDCIRQMRLWMIAINIASPEELAELDFELKKLVLEAKKEAWNSFINPIIEEQKNLLNLLEQIAEASINHKERIKKLIAELSAIKAPLKKELLVYARKILRFIEVPNSKILLSNWITSFLTETQEKFSSNLHSESAQNVFSVEKVIPKYAENAKPDLDGRMILRDNFDALFAKYPETLIFGEDVGNIGDVNQGLEGMQEKYGELRVADVGIREATIIGQGIGMALRGLRPIAEIQYLDYLLYAIQIMSDDLATLQYRTVGKQKAPLIIRTRGHRLEGIWHSGSPMGMIINAIRGIHVLVPRDMTQAAGFYNTLLECDEPALVIECLNGYRLKEKTPLNFGEFKTPIGVVETLREGSDITLVSYGSTLRLVQQVAGELAEKDINCEVIDIQSLLPFDINKDIVKSVAKTNRLLVIDEDVPGGASAFILQQILEEQDAYKYLDSKPQTLAAKAHRPAYGTDGDYFSKPSAEDIFEKVYDMMHEVNPSKYPALYQ